The following are encoded together in the Manduca sexta isolate Smith_Timp_Sample1 chromosome 22, JHU_Msex_v1.0, whole genome shotgun sequence genome:
- the LOC115452538 gene encoding uncharacterized protein LOC115452538 — MTATGTITSQAVTEWVKLFPRTVTETYTSSVTFMKQLTVIAVSTITYLKNVFPEESYTVESFGGIRLRILKKKCKDELAQFVSTALTQAFEAFDKKYLHQLALCFYDGECKLENLIEYHVFEFSYNPDGVTMDVHSKNRDSAKRSTRYSFDNVRDRTIHMIRSCVVIMQTCQNELPSTYDVSLRLYYNDSAPEGYQAPGFLSTSESEDHIESTLAEAVKLGWVETPYHKLVTRTYCKEAMTSSHDAIPSQNPPAMTQDQGDDFNPREGDQRSTPGPEVSAGQLLCSCNRTDVEDQNLLLTCIHCGRLQHASCYGVRRQHVANIRHTCVECGAQHADSVTDPRLDDLTPHKRECLCIFRRTLDWCAQESSVSATQLVDKFDMSHVNATKLMKLLHSHGIIEEDSGSDQTSSRQIIHNQLERVMVKFFQNEEQNIVDRLLAETLSQTSKSDPVGDVLSPMEKVSLQTASTLGRVVQPEVIKVPEDSMLKEYREAILTNQVVDEEMPLSGNHNPVKDMEKIGKPGKRKLSDGTKRGVRTKRAKTTKKI, encoded by the exons ATGACTGCAACGGGTACAATTACTTCTCAG GCCGTAACAGAATGGGTAAAATTATTTCCGCGTACGGTAACAGAGACGTATACAAGTTCAGTAACATTTATGAAGCAACTGACGGTAATCGCAGTTAGTACTATAACGTATTTGAAGAACGTGTTCCCGGAGGAGAGCTACACCGTGGAGAGCTTCGGAGGCATTCGGCTGAGGATATTGAAGAAGAAGTGTAAAGACGAACTGGCCCAGTTCGTAAGCACCGCTCTAACGCAAGCGTTTGAGGCGTTCGATAAGAAATAT CTGCATCAACTAGCGCTATGCTTTTACGACGGCGAATGCAAACTCGAGAATCTAATAGAGTACCACGTTTTTGAGTTTTCATACAACCCCGATGGGGTGACCATGGACGTGCACTCCAAAAACCGGGACAGTGCGAAACGTTCCACTCGGTACTCCTTCGATAATGTTAGGGACAGGACTATCCACATGATCAGGTCGTGTGTGGTCATCATGCAGACTTGCCAGAATGAGCTGCCGTCGACCTATGACGTGAGCTTGAGGctttattataatgata GCGCACCTGAAGGTTACCAGGCGCCTGGTTTCCTCTCAACGTCTGAGTCGGAGGACCACATAGAGAGCACCCTCGCGGAGGCCGTGAAGCTGGGCTGGGTGGAGACTCCGTACCACAAGCTGGTCACTCGAACCTATTGCAAGGAGGCTATGACCTCCAGCCACGATGCTATT CCGTCACAAAACCCGCCCGCCATGACACAAGATCAAGGCGACGAtttta ACCCGCGTGAGGGTGACCAGAGAAGCACGCCGGGACCAGAGGTGAGCGCCGGACAGCTACTCTGTTCATGCAACAGAACTGATGTGGAAGATCAGAACTTGCTGCTCACTTGCAT ACACTGTGGCCGTCTCCAACACGCGTCATGTTACGGTGTCCGTCGTCAGCACGTGGCCAACATCCGCCACACGTGCGTGGAGTGTGGCGCGCAACACGCGGACAGCGTCACCGACCCACGACTCGACGATCTCACGCCACACAAGCGAGAG TGCTTGTGTATATTCCGCCGTACCCTCGACTGGTGTGCGCAAGAGTCGAGTGTCTCGGCCACGCAGCTGGTGGACAAGTTCGACATGTCGCATGTAAACGCCACCAAGCTCATGAAGCTGCTGCACTCCCACGGGATCATCGAGGAGGACTCCGGCTCTGA TCAAACTTCTTCCCGTCAAATAATCCACAACCAACTGGAACGAGTCATGGTCAAGTTCTTCCAAAACGAAGAACAGAACATAGTCGACCGTCTCCTAGCTGAAACGTTATCCCAAACCAGTAAATCCGATCCAGTTGGAGATGTCCTCAGCCCTATGGAGAAAGTAAGTCTTCAAACGGCATCAACACTTGGCCGGGTTGTACAACCAGAGGTGATCAAAGTTCCAGAAGATTCCATGCTAAAGGAATACAGAGAAGCAATACTGACGAACCAGGTTGTTGATGAAGAAATGCCTTTGAGTGGAAATCATAATCCGGTTAAAGATATGGAGAAAATAGGTAAGCCAGGGAAAAGGAAATTATCTGATGGGACTAAAAGAGGTGTTAGAACGAAAAGAGCTAAAACAACGAAAAAGATTTAG